GGTGGACGAAGCCCATCTCATAAAATAGCGGGGGACGGGTGGACGGGTGGACGGGTGGACGGGTGGACGGGTGGACGGGTGGACGGGTGGACGGTGGACGGGTGGACGGGTGGACAGGGATCCGAGAGCACTGCGTAGTTCTTGTCCACCGGTCCACCTGTCCACCCGTCTACCCTTCCTCAATGCGAAGAATCCGTCGCATCCTCGGCATCCTCGTTCTGCTGCTCATCGCCTGGCTGGCCCTGTCGCCGACCGGGCGTTATCTCGTGCGCGCTGCGTGGGCGGAGGGCTCGATTCTCGCGCGGCGTCGTTCGATCGAGAGGATCGTGGCGGATCCGGCGACGCCGATCGACGCGGCGGCCAAGTTGAAGCTCGTGCTCGCGGCGCGCGCGTTCGCGGCGGATTCCATTCAGCTCCGCGCTCGCCGAAGCTTCACGACGTACACGCACCTCGACCGCGACACGCTCGTGCTCGTACTTTCCGGCGCGTACCGCGACCGGCTCGCGGCCTACACGTGGTGGTTTCCGATCGTTGGGCGAGTGCCGTACAAGGGGTTCTTCGATTTCGGCGCGGCGCGCGCGGCGGAACGCGACCTCGCCGGGAAAGGCTTCGACGTCTATCTCCGACCGTCTCCGGCCTTCAGCACGCTCGGCTGGTTCAACGATCCGCTCCTCTCCACTTCACTGAGAGCTGACACCATAGACCTCGCGAACACGGTCATCCACGAGCTGACGCACAACACGTTCTATGCGCCGGGGCAGGCGGTCTTCAACGAATCGTTCGCGAGCTTCGTCGGCGCTCGAGGGTCCGCGTGGTTCTTTCGGTCACGCGGTGATTCGGCGGCCGCGGATCAAGCCGACGCGCGATGGGCCGACGACAAGTTGTTGGCCCAGTTCTGGGCGACGCTCTACACGAGCGTGGACTCGGCGTTTCGTGCGCACGCGACCGATTCCCTCGCGCGGATCGCGGCGCGCGATACACTCTACGCGCGCGCGCGGCGCGATCTCGTCGCCACGCTCGGCCCCCAACTGCGCACGATTCCCGCCGCGGCGCTGACCCGCATCCGCCTCGACAACGCCGCGCTGCTCGCACACCGGATCTACAACACGAACCTCGATCTGTTCGATCGCGTCTGGGTTCGCGAGAACGGCGACCTCCGCAAAGCGATTTCGCGGATCATCGATCTGGCGAAGAGTGAGCCGAAAGATCCGTTCGGCGCGACTCGAGCCTGGCTAGCTGGGTCGTGATTAGGCGTTTCGCGGGCTACCACGGAGTCTCAAGACAACTCAACGCGGATGAACGCCAATCGTGAACAGCGATGCTGCATCGTCGTTCACAATCGGCGCTCATCCGCGTTGAATTCTTCTCAGTCAAGCCTGTTGCTAGACTGGCGCGGTCCCTCCAGGCGGCTCGAAACGTCCGCGCAACAGAGCGCGAAGATCGATGGGCGGCGCGTCGGCGCGGGGTTGGGGCTGAGCCGGCGACTCGGGCGCCGCCGGATCGCGAGGCACCACGCGCTTCATCTTGTCGCGCACGCCGCGGTCGAGGAAGCGCGACAGTTGGTCGATCGAGTAATCCGAGCCGCGGCGCGTCGCGTAGACGTTGAGCGGGTACGTCACCGCCAAGTGATTTCGCGCGCGCGTCATCGCGACGTACATCAACCGACGCTCCTCCTCCAACTGATCCTCGTCGTCGAGCGATCGCGACGACGGGAACCAGCCGTCCACGGCCCAGATCACGAAGACCGCGTCCCACTCCTTGCCCTTTGCGCTGTGCACGGTGCTGATCACCAGTGCGTCGTCTTCCTCTTGGCTGCCGGACGCCAAATCTTGTGTGCTCTGCGGCGGCTCGAGCGCGATCGCGGCGAGGAACGCCGAGCGGCTCGGGTAGCCGGCCGCGATCACGCGAAGCTGATCGAGGTCGGCCAGGCGCGGCTCGGCCCGATCGTATCGCTCGGCGAGCACCGCATCATATAGTAGTCGGATCTCGTCGATGTCTTCGCCGACGCCCGCTTCGCCGCGCTTGGCGGCGCGCAAGCGACGGAGCAAGTCGGCGAGGTCGCGATGCGCGTCGTGGGCGCGCGCCGGCGGCTCGAATCGCGCGAACGCGTCGGGATCCCACGACCGTTCGGCCAGCGTCTGCATGATCGCGCGCGCGGTCGCGTCGCCGATTCCCGGCATCAGCATCAGAATGCGGTACCAGCTCACTTCGTCGCGCGGGTTGTCGAGCACGCGGAGGAACGCGAGGACGTCCTTGACGTGCGCTGCCTCGAGGAACTTGAGGCCACCCCACTTCTCGAACGGAATGTTTCGATTGGCGAGCTCGATCTCGAGATCCGCCGACATGTACGCCGCACGAACCAGAACGGCGATC
This DNA window, taken from Gemmatimonadaceae bacterium, encodes the following:
- a CDS encoding aminopeptidase translates to MRRIRRILGILVLLLIAWLALSPTGRYLVRAAWAEGSILARRRSIERIVADPATPIDAAAKLKLVLAARAFAADSIQLRARRSFTTYTHLDRDTLVLVLSGAYRDRLAAYTWWFPIVGRVPYKGFFDFGAARAAERDLAGKGFDVYLRPSPAFSTLGWFNDPLLSTSLRADTIDLANTVIHELTHNTFYAPGQAVFNESFASFVGARGSAWFFRSRGDSAAADQADARWADDKLLAQFWATLYTSVDSAFRAHATDSLARIAARDTLYARARRDLVATLGPQLRTIPAAALTRIRLDNAALLAHRIYNTNLDLFDRVWVRENGDLRKAISRIIDLAKSEPKDPFGATRAWLAGS